GTCCAAATGAATCCATCAATGCTTCGGTAACCAGCTCCAGATTGCGGCTGCCGAGTCCACGAAACAACGACTCGATCACGTAGGTCGGTGGCCCGCGGCCTGGCGCATTTCATGGTAGATCTGTGGCGAAAACGTCTTCCCGGTTTCGGCATCATACACCCTGGGTACTGCCACCGGCAGCTTCTGTCCTCCTACAGCAAGACTGCCAGGATTACGTCCCCAGCGGCTGTACCGGCCCTGGTGAGGCTTGTCATGGCTATGGCGCTCCCCGGCTAGGTGCGTCACCTCCCGTTCCATCAGCTGAACGCCAACATGTCTGCTCAGCTCCAGATGATTTAACACGAGTGCCGCGACTTCGTCGCCTGCCAGCTCCGCTAGTGTTTCGATTGCCGCACTAAGATCTGGGTGCGTATGTTTGGATCGCATGGGGCTCCTTTGTTTGGTGTTTGGTTGTTTAGTTTCTCCAAATTACCAACCACAAAGCGAGCCTCTTTTTCAACTAACTTCCGGACACTGTCCTAAATTGTGGCATCACCGCAACTGATGCAAATTCACTTTCAGATATTAGCACTTTATCACTATTCGTACCCGTGTAGGAGTTAATTGCATGATCATGATCATGCTCAGATCCACAGGCTAGAATTAAGAAAGTAGTTAGAGAAACAAGGAGAAGCCTAAGATTGCTGAGGTTAAAAATAGAAATTGTACACAATGCCAAGTGTTTAAGCGGTAGTCGAATATGTGCCCGGCTACTTAAACCGCGAACGTGTGTGGGGGGGGGATCATATGTGCTATCCTTTAAAATAGTAAAAGGAAGTGATTCTAATGTAGAATCCCATTGATTCTGTCGCTTAAAATAGTAGAAATACAAGTACTATCCAAATATACAGATTGAGTTATTTTGACGTTATTATCTCTATCTCTTTTACACTCTAATTCGTCCGTTTTTAAACCCCTTTGCACTGTCCGATGTACGGTTCAGGATAATTCAACCTGGAAATCCGTGCACAATTGCAGTGCACCCTAGCAGTTTAATGATGGGGTATCCCGAAAACTGCCCCCTGCTCCCCCCCTACCTAGAGCGTAAATTCAATGCACTTACACCGCTAGGAGGGGCGTACGGATCTGCGCCGTAATGTCAGATTTGGGTAGATTTTATTCGGCAGAAATTGTGCAAACCGATATCTTCGCAGCTAACCATTCTGGAGTATTCGATACTTTGGAATAAACCAAAGCCCCTTTCAATCACTTTTATTGTTTCAATGAAAATCAAAGTTCAAAACCCGGTCGTTGAATTAGACGGCGACGAGATGACCCGGATTATCTGGTCGTTTATTAAAAACAAGCTTATTCTGCCATATCTGGATGTTGACATAAAGTACTTTGATCTGAGTATCGAGCACCGTGATGCAACCAATGACCAGGTTACGGTTGACGCAGCCAACGCAATCAAGCAGTACAACGTTGGTATCAAGTGTGCAACCATTACGCCTGACGAAGCACGAGTAAAAGAGTTTAACCTTAAACACATGTGGAAGAGTCCGAACGGGACAATTCGTAATATTCTTGACGGCACGGTCTTCCGTGAGCCAATTGTTTGCAGCAACGTCCCGCGCTTAGTTCCAAATTGGACAGCGCCGATCTGCATCGGACGTCACGCCTACGGTGACCAGTATCGTGCTACTGACTTCCGTACCAAGGGCCCGGGCAGGCTTACGATTTCGTTCACCCCCGATGACGGAAGTGAACCAGTTTCACACGAGGTGTTCCACTTCCAAGCCGATGGTGTTGCACTTGCAATGTACAACACCGACGAGAGCATACGCGGCTTTGCGCGTGCCTGTATGAATCAGGCTCTCATGAAAAAGTGGCCACTCTACCTGAGTACCAAGAACACGATTCTTAAAAAATATGACGGCCGGTTTAAAGATATTTTCCAGGAAGTGTTCGACACCGAATTTGCTGCTCAGTTTACGGAGGCCGGAATTACCTACGAGCACAGGCTGATTGATGATATGGTGGCTGCTGCCCTTAAGTGGAACGGCAATTTTGTCTGGGCATGCAAGAATTACGACGGAGATGTTCAGAGCGATACCGTGGCACAGGGGTTCGGATCTCTTGGTTTAATGACATCAACGCTTGTTACTCCAGACGGTGGCACCATGGAAGCCGAGGCCGCACACGGTACTGTTACGCGCCATTACCGCGAGCACCAAAAAGGTAATCCAACATCGACCAATCCGATTGCTTCCATCTTTGCGTGGACGCGTGGACTGGAGTTCCGGGGCAAGCTTGACGGCAACCAGGAGCTGATTACCTTCTGCCATACACTTGAGAAAGTCTGCGTTGATGTTGTAGAAAGCGGACGGATGACCAAGGACCTTGCAGTATGCATCCATGGCAACAAGGTTGAGCACGGCACACACTACCTTTATACCGATGAGTTCTTAGACGCACTCAACACTGAACTGCAGGCACGATTACGCGGATAAAACGTGTCAGCCAATACCACACCATTTGCAGACCTTAACTTAGTTGAACACCCCGAAGGCGGTCGGTTTGCCGAATACTACAGGTCGGCCGCCACGGTTACAACTGCCCGTGGCGAACGCCCAGCCGGCACCGCAATCTACTACTCACTTAACCCGTCCGAGATCTCCGCCTTTCACCGTCTGGCACATGACGAACTTTGGTGCTGGCATGCCGGAGGAGTTATCCGTCTGCATATCATTGCGCCGGACGGCAGCTACCGGACTGTGGACCTTGGAGAGCGTAAAGGGGCTGAGCAATACGCAACCACCGTCCATGCAGGATGCTGGTTTGGGGCAGAGTGTTTTCAGGCTCCCACCCTTGTAAGCGCCATTGTTGTCCCCGGCTTTGACTTTTTGGACTTCGAACTGGCAAACAGAGCCACCATGCTAAAGGAATTCCCGCACCTGTCCACGATCGTGGAGCGGTTAACAGCTCAGGAATACCACGCACCTACCCATAGAAACAACACAGAAGATTCGTAATTTGCCGTATGGTAAAAACAAAACCAAAACCTACGAAAAATGTACTGTGGCACAACCCGTTTACACAGAAGCAGCTGTACATCATCGCTCTTGGAATAGGGGTCATCATTCTTGGCTTCCTTCTGCTTGCCAGCGGTGTTGGAGGCAACTGGGACAATCCGCTCGCCGTGGATATTGCGCCGGTTGTACTGGTGCTTGGCTACTGTGTAGTGATACCGTTTGCCATTATGAAGTACGGTAAAAAAACTGACGATTCAGAATGATGCCTAACGTTCGGCCCGAAGCTGAGCCGGAAATCCTCCGAAAGACTGAGAGCCGCATTCGAAGTGTACGGCTGTTGCGCGCTGCAGGCAGCCTGGTGGCGAACCTTCGACTGCTTGTTGCAATGTTGCGCGACGGCTCTTTTCACCTTTCATGGCAGACGAAGGCGCTTATCTTATCTGCCATGGCCTACTTTTTAATGCCACTCGACTCGGTGCCCGACGTTATACCAATTGTTGGCTTCATCGACGATACCGTTGTTGTTGGTGCGGTTATCAGGCGGCTGAACGGCGAGATAGAGCGCTATAAAGATCACATTTCATGGAACTCATAAACGGCTCATACCACATAGGTGGCGTACCGGTAAACGATATTGCCGCACTGGCCGGGCTGCCGGTTTACGTTTACGATGCCTCGATCATCGAACAACAGGTTCAAAGGCTGAACACTGCTTTTTCGAGCTTCCCGCACCGAATTTTGTACGCAGCCAAGGCATTAACCAATATTAACATCCTGGCGTTTATCCGAAAGCAAGGTGTAGGTCTGGATACGGTGTCGCTGCAGGAAGTTCAGCTTGGTCTTGAAGCCGGCTTTCAACCGTCAGAAATTCTGTTTACGCCCAACATGGTGCAGTACGAAGAACTTCGGGAAGCAATTTCGCTGGGTGTACAAATTAACATTGATGCAATCTCGGTACTCGACAGATTTGGTCATGACTACTGCGGTACCGTTCCGGTGGCCATCAGAATTAACCCTCACATTATGGCCGGTGGTAACGAACGCATCAGTACCGGACACATCGACAGTAAGTTTGGTATCTCAATTCACCAGATGAGGCATGTTCAGCGTGTTGTTGCTACCAACGGGATCAACGTGAATGGATTACACATGCACACAGGAAGCGATATCCTGGATGCCGAGGTGTTTCTGCAGGGGGCTGAGCTTTTGCTTGATATTGCCGCTGATTATCCTCAGATTTCATTCCTTGACTTTGGCAGCGGGTTTAAAGTACCGTATAAACCAGACGATATCGGTACTGATATCAACGAACTTGGTAAGCGTCTTGGTGACCGCATTAACGCTTTCAACGCCTCACGCACCACCCCGGTTGAAGTATGGTTTGAGCCTGGGAAGTTCCTTGTGAGTGAGGCCGGAACCTTGCTCGTACGCGTCAACGTTGTGAAACAAACCACGGCAACCGTGTTTGCCGGGGTTGACAGCGGACTAAATCATCTGATTCGGCCAATGCTGTATGGTTCACATCACGAAATCATTAACGTATCGAATCCTACAGGTACGCCGCGCATTTACACGGTGGTAGGTTATATCTGCGAAACCGACACATTTGGCTGGGACCGTAAACTTAATGAAGTCCGTGAATCTGACATCCTTGCGTTTAAGAATGCCGGCGCATACGGTTACAGCATGAGTTCGAATTACAATGCCAGGCTGCGTCCGGCAGAAATCCTTGTACACAACAAACAGGCACACATAATCCGGCGCCGCGAAACACTTGACGACTTACTCGCAACCCAAATTAGAATACAACTGTAATACTTCCGCCTATGGTAAAAATATTTAGCGGAGCCGTTGTATTAAACGGCCAGTTCATCTGATTTCGTTTGAGCGCTTTAAACCCCATTGCGATACCATTTCGGATAATGAAATGAACAATGGGCTTTGCCATTGGCGAGCTTCTGCCTACTGCGTCAACAAAGTACGAGCCGATACCGTCAGCAACCCCGCTGATAATCGAACTCATCGTCCAATACCAAAACAAATGGCGCTCATAGACCTGTGCCCACTCAACGTTACCCGACAGGGTTACTCCGGGCATCACCCTAATACCAATTCCAGCACCTGAAGACTCACCAAAACGTACACCGTCGAATCTGGTTAACCGTTCATTTCGAATTGAATCTGAGCCCAGTGTAGGGAAATCCATAACAAACCAACTAATCGGTTCCTTGGTGTTGATGAACTCAATACTCTGGTTTCCGCTCTCCGAGAGTTTGTACCCTATGCTTTCCGATCCAACAAAACCAAAGTTCCAAATCCCTGAAGTGTATTGCGATACCGCTGTATCGCCATCCATGATCCAGTTCACATAGATACCATTCCTGTTAGAATGCGTAAGCATGTTGTTGGTCTCGGACTCGGGTGTATCGAAGCCAAATCTGAGCCCCGTGGCAACTGAACTACCAAAATCCGAAAATCCGTCAAATCCAAACGTTGACTGTCCACCAAACGCTTCAATAAAGGGGCTTCCCTGGACACCAAATTTGACATTAAATGATGTATCGGCAGAAGGCCGTGCAATCATTGCTGTATCTAGAGTTCCAACAGCAATGGCGAGTATTACTGCACAGTGCAGGAATTTCATACTAATCCTCTGAAGAATTGTTGTCATCGGTTCGTTTTTTTCGACTTCTCATTTTTCGTTCCTTAGGCTTATTAGGATCCAGGTTCTCACGATACAGGAACATGTCGCTGGTATAAACCTTGCTCCGGCTTACTTCGGTGTGGTTCTTTCGTTCGGCAAGCCCCAGCCTTGGTTTTCCCTTACCCTTTGAAAATGTCCGTTTGTTATTATTACGATTTCTGGCCCCACCCTGTGAACCGTTACCGGAACCATAGGGTTGGGCATTGCCGTTATTCGTAAACTTACGTGTTTTCTTCCATTTGCCGGGAGTACGTGAACGATTGTCGTCGGAAAAATCGTTAGGGTTACTCTTGGTGCGAAACTGTCTGTCTTCTCTTGGCGGAGTGGCTGGATCTCTGCGTGAACTTCCGTGTGCTGATCTGCGTTGGCTACCCGGTCGGTTCGGGTCTGCGTTTCTGTGCGCCCCATGCGTCCGACGATCCCTGTAGTTTGTTTTACGCTGCCCATCCTGCTGCCGGTTACCGTCACTATCGTCATGCTGACGCCTATCGTCATGACGGAATCCAGACCTGTGTGGCTGAGTTTCATCGCGGTGCTGGGCATCGTTGTTCCGGAAACGTCTGTCATCCCGCTGTGGGCCGCCTGCAAAGCGGTGCTGCGAGCCATCACGGCGTTTGGGACCTCCGGCCCGGGGATTCCCGTCGCGACGTTCCTTTCGGCCATGCTGGCCTGAAAATGCATTGGGACCTGCCTTCTTTTTTCTGCCGCTGCCTGGTGTAAAGCCAAGAGCCGATTCATTCGTGAGCGGCTGTTGCTCATCGTCAGATTCATTATGATCGTGTCCCTTGCGGCCACCATCATGTTTACCGTTGTTAACCATTTGAATTACAAAAGTTCCTGATTAGTTCTTGTTTTAGTAAGGGGGCTTACATCCTTCGTTCGAGATGAGAGCCGATAACAAAGAAAGAAGAATAGTAAATTTTTATTGTTCTTTCCAGATGATTGTACACCCAATTGCCTTCGTTATCGCCTGCCGCGGGGTAGTACCATGTGTTAGATCGGCAATGGCATTCTCCACGAATTTTTGTTCAACAGCCTCGGCATCGCGTGGATTATCGTCAACCGCTCCGATATATTCCACTACAAACCCGGTTTTGGTGTTGTGCAATAGAAAAACGTGTGGGGTACGGCGCGCTCCGTAAGCATGAGCAATTGCCTGTGTGGAATCATAAACATATGGAAACGGATACTCTTTTTCCGTAGCGCGCTCCTTCATCTTTTCGAAGCTGTCTTCCGGCTCTTCAGTGGCATCGCTTGAGCTAATACCAAGAACAGGCCAGCCCTCGGGGGCATATTTTTTATGCAGTGCAATAATACGATCTTCGTATGCTGTGGAGAAGGGGCAATGATTTGCCATGAACACAATAATCACACCCTTTGCGTTCCGAAACGACGCTAGTGATACCGTCTTACCATCCACGTTCCGGGCTGAAAAGTCAGGCGCTTTATCGCCAATGGTTACGCCTGGTGGCAGTGTGTCGGCGGCAATCACTCGACCAATAACCAGGAGCATTGTAAACGTGGCTAATGCAAGTCGGATCATAGCTCTCCCCATCCATTCGCTGAAATTGTATCCCGAAGATCGGAACTCGTAAACGTAGTCTCATAAATTTTTCGAGTGCCAGTACCGCTGCGTACAAACAGTGTGGCGGGTATGGCACCGCTCCATTCAGGAGATACCCAGTTTATCCATTCCTGTGGTTTGGATTCGTTCAGCAACACCACTTCGGCAACAAGGTTGCGTTTGCCGATAAAAGCCTCTGTTTTTGCCCGATCCTTAATATCATCTACGCTTACGAGCAGTACCTTAATCGGCTTGTTGGAAACCATGCGATGGAAATCGTCGAATTCGGGAAGCTCTGCAATGCAGGGCTTACACCAGGTTGACCAGAAGTTTACAACAAAGAGTGTATCGGGTGCGGCGGTTATCCGGGCTTCAAGGTCGTTCAGTTTAACCGAGGGTAGCTGAATCTGCAGTACAGCCAGTGATAGAAATAGCGTTATCATGGTTTGAGGGGAAGAGGTGTGCCTATTGGTTCGATAAGGTCCGGATTCGACGTGTTGACTTTAACTGTAGAAATTGTTCTTGATACCGGTACTGCTTCCAGCTGGCCATCGGCCAAGGGTACCATCAGGTTATGGATTTCCTGTTTCGTGTTGGCCGTAAGCCAGGCCTCCCTGTCATTTGCTGGAATTACTAACGGCATGCGTTGTTTTGAGTTATGAACGTAGCTCAGAAGTGAATTCGCCTGTGTGGTCAGCAGTGAAAACGTCGTGTGAAGCTCGCCGGTTTCACGGTTTGTCCACTCCTCCCATATACATCCCATTGTAAACATCGGGTCAGCAATACTTCGGATATAATACGGCTGCTTATACTGCGACTCGTGGCGCCATTCTACAAAACCATTTACCGGCACTAATCCCCGGCGTCGGGCAATAGCAGCTTTGAATGACGGTTTCTCAAAAACGGTTTCCGAGCGTGCATTTAACGTTTTACCGGCAATAGCCCTGGCATCTTCCCTGGTCTTCGTCCACGATGGAATCAAACCCCACTGCAACAAATCTAAACAACCCGGGTTTGAGTTTAGTACAACGGGTAACAATGGATGAGCAAACCCGCTGACATTGTAAAACGTAGTAAACCCATCTACATTGTTGAAGACCGCTCCAATTGCTGTTTCAATTTCGTGGGTCTTGCTAAAAACCGAGACAGTAAAACACATCTGTTATAGCATGCTTCTTTCGTGACTCCTCGCCATTCTATTTCTAACAATCATTATAATACAACCGGCAAGAGCCAATATCCGGTGCTACCTTGCCTGACCGGGCTGCACCATCAACCGTTAGAAACCGTTGCCAATCAATCCGAGAGGCAAGGTTCCTGGGATCTCATGACCGGGCAGCGGAGCAGCAGTTCAGTATTATCAACATTCGTCCCCCTCCGGGCAACGATCAACTACTAAGCAAAACTAACGTAATGAACCGGTAGTAAAACCTGCTCTGAAGCAGCACCAGCGTACACCAAGAACTATTGTACGTCAACAACCTTAACATCGAACGCACCATCTGTGACCGTCATGGTAACCTTACCGTCGAGCGACACAAAATCTCCGCTAAACGACCCCTTAGCCCAGCCGCCAACATCACCAAACTGTTTTACTTCGATTGTACCTGACGAAGCAAACAGCGTGGTTGCGGGCTGTTCACCATATTGAATTGTAATTGCATTCTGAAGCGTACTGTTAATCTGATACGTACCGGGTTTTGCTTCCTGAACAAGGATCATGCATACAAATGGCTGTTTTAGTATGGTTGTGAGTCCAGCGATATTGATACTTCCAACACCGTCAGCAGGGTTGGTTGCCGCAAAGTTCAGGGAATCGGTGATGTAGCCACGCCATTGGGAATTCGTAAATCCCGCACCATTAGCGGTCAGACGGTTCTTACTGCTCGTGTGCTGCTTGTTGTAATCATCATTAGGGTTTGTTGAGGATGAGCAGCCAAGACCAACAAGCATCACGACAATAAAAAGAAAAGGCATGGTGAATTTCATACGGTTCCCACTTTCTGAACAAAAAAGAATCGGTGTTCAATGTTAAATAAACGGCAGTATTACCAAGGTCATCAGCAGAAGGATACCCACGAACATTACAAGTGCATAATTCTGAACTACACCATCCTGAACACGGCGGAGCGCAGATGCACAGCCCCCTACCACCTTGGCAGACCCATTAACAATTCCGTCAATGATTATTACATCAAAGAATTTCCACAGCAGGTCTCTGGACATTGCCACTACCGGACCAATGACTGCAGCCTGATATACTTCGTCCACATACCATTTGTTCCAAAGGACTTTGTAAACGCCACCCAGTTTCCTGCCCAGCTCGCGAGCCTTATCAAGGCCATTGGCATACAGTGCCCGAGCCATAAGGATACCGGAGACGGCAAGAACTACCGAGACGCCCATCAGAAGCCAGGCAGTAGTATCACTGGCAGGTGCATGAACGGGCAGCAGGCTCATACCGGGTTCAACAATCGGGTGTAGCCATGATTCGAGCAGGTTTGGGAAATGCAGCAGGTGGCCAATAACGTGCGGAACGCCCAGGAAGCCGCCAAAGGCCGAAAGTACAGCCAGGATAATCAGTGGCACCGTCATCGTTGCAGGTGATTCGTGCGGATGCACATGGTGATGGTCGAAGCGCTCCTCTCCGTGGAACGTTAGCGCCGTCAGCCTCCACATGTAGAATGCCGTGATCAGGGCAGCCACTGCACCCAGGCCCCACAGCCATGGACTTCCATTTACAAAGGCAAACCACAGTATCTCATCTTTCGAAAAGAAGCCGGCAAAGATGGGAATACCTGCGATAGCAAACGTTCCCACAAGCCAGGTGCGATAGGTTGTAGGCATATACTTGGCCAATCCGCCCATCTTTTGGATGTTCTGCTCTTCGTGCATACCGTGAATAACCGAACCCGACCCAAGGAAGAGCAGGGCTTTAAAGAATGCATGGGTCATTACATGAAAGACGCCGGCAACAAAGGCACCCACACCAAGAGCCGTAAACATAAATCCAAGCTGTGATACGGTAGAATATGCCAAGACCTTTTTTATATCGTTCTGAACCAGACCAATGGTACCGGCAATAAAGGCAGTTGCAATACCAATACCTGCTACTACTGCCATGGTTGTTGGCGCCATTGCAAACAGTACATTGGCACGAGCAATCAGGAAAATTCCCGACGTAACCATTGTTGCAGCGTGGATAAGAGCCGAAACCGGCGTAGGACCCGCCATGGCGTCCGGCAGCCACACACCCAGCGGAATCTGG
This is a stretch of genomic DNA from Ignavibacteria bacterium. It encodes these proteins:
- a CDS encoding NADP-dependent isocitrate dehydrogenase, yielding MKIKVQNPVVELDGDEMTRIIWSFIKNKLILPYLDVDIKYFDLSIEHRDATNDQVTVDAANAIKQYNVGIKCATITPDEARVKEFNLKHMWKSPNGTIRNILDGTVFREPIVCSNVPRLVPNWTAPICIGRHAYGDQYRATDFRTKGPGRLTISFTPDDGSEPVSHEVFHFQADGVALAMYNTDESIRGFARACMNQALMKKWPLYLSTKNTILKKYDGRFKDIFQEVFDTEFAAQFTEAGITYEHRLIDDMVAAALKWNGNFVWACKNYDGDVQSDTVAQGFGSLGLMTSTLVTPDGGTMEAEAAHGTVTRHYREHQKGNPTSTNPIASIFAWTRGLEFRGKLDGNQELITFCHTLEKVCVDVVESGRMTKDLAVCIHGNKVEHGTHYLYTDEFLDALNTELQARLRG
- a CDS encoding cupin domain-containing protein, producing the protein MSANTTPFADLNLVEHPEGGRFAEYYRSAATVTTARGERPAGTAIYYSLNPSEISAFHRLAHDELWCWHAGGVIRLHIIAPDGSYRTVDLGERKGAEQYATTVHAGCWFGAECFQAPTLVSAIVVPGFDFLDFELANRATMLKEFPHLSTIVERLTAQEYHAPTHRNNTEDS
- a CDS encoding DUF1232 domain-containing protein; its protein translation is MMPNVRPEAEPEILRKTESRIRSVRLLRAAGSLVANLRLLVAMLRDGSFHLSWQTKALILSAMAYFLMPLDSVPDVIPIVGFIDDTVVVGAVIRRLNGEIERYKDHISWNS
- the lysA gene encoding diaminopimelate decarboxylase, producing the protein MELINGSYHIGGVPVNDIAALAGLPVYVYDASIIEQQVQRLNTAFSSFPHRILYAAKALTNINILAFIRKQGVGLDTVSLQEVQLGLEAGFQPSEILFTPNMVQYEELREAISLGVQINIDAISVLDRFGHDYCGTVPVAIRINPHIMAGGNERISTGHIDSKFGISIHQMRHVQRVVATNGINVNGLHMHTGSDILDAEVFLQGAELLLDIAADYPQISFLDFGSGFKVPYKPDDIGTDINELGKRLGDRINAFNASRTTPVEVWFEPGKFLVSEAGTLLVRVNVVKQTTATVFAGVDSGLNHLIRPMLYGSHHEIINVSNPTGTPRIYTVVGYICETDTFGWDRKLNEVRESDILAFKNAGAYGYSMSSNYNARLRPAEILVHNKQAHIIRRRETLDDLLATQIRIQL
- a CDS encoding thioredoxin family protein; the protein is MLLVIGRVIAADTLPPGVTIGDKAPDFSARNVDGKTVSLASFRNAKGVIIVFMANHCPFSTAYEDRIIALHKKYAPEGWPVLGISSSDATEEPEDSFEKMKERATEKEYPFPYVYDSTQAIAHAYGARRTPHVFLLHNTKTGFVVEYIGAVDDNPRDAEAVEQKFVENAIADLTHGTTPRQAITKAIGCTIIWKEQ
- a CDS encoding TlpA family protein disulfide reductase, coding for MITLFLSLAVLQIQLPSVKLNDLEARITAAPDTLFVVNFWSTWCKPCIAELPEFDDFHRMVSNKPIKVLLVSVDDIKDRAKTEAFIGKRNLVAEVVLLNESKPQEWINWVSPEWSGAIPATLFVRSGTGTRKIYETTFTSSDLRDTISANGWGEL
- a CDS encoding SOS response-associated peptidase produces the protein MCFTVSVFSKTHEIETAIGAVFNNVDGFTTFYNVSGFAHPLLPVVLNSNPGCLDLLQWGLIPSWTKTREDARAIAGKTLNARSETVFEKPSFKAAIARRRGLVPVNGFVEWRHESQYKQPYYIRSIADPMFTMGCIWEEWTNRETGELHTTFSLLTTQANSLLSYVHNSKQRMPLVIPANDREAWLTANTKQEIHNLMVPLADGQLEAVPVSRTISTVKVNTSNPDLIEPIGTPLPLKP
- the nuoL gene encoding NADH-quinone oxidoreductase subunit L, with the translated sequence MSPALITLFPLVGFVIIGLFSKKLKSEKLIGIIGSGAILLSFIVTCTLFIEMLGKPVVERSSVTTLYTWIATGSFSVNIAYLIDPLSILFSLIITGVGFLIHVYSMGYMHGDKGYARFFAYLNLFVFMMLNLVLADNFLLTFLGWEGVGLASYLLIGFWYDREFEGTNIKWTGDAAMKAFIANRIGDFGVLVAMFTIFNVFGTLNYTEVMAAAPSVLVAGGSVVTFITMFLFLGCTGKSAQIPLGVWLPDAMAGPTPVSALIHAATMVTSGIFLIARANVLFAMAPTTMAVVAGIGIATAFIAGTIGLVQNDIKKVLAYSTVSQLGFMFTALGVGAFVAGVFHVMTHAFFKALLFLGSGSVIHGMHEEQNIQKMGGLAKYMPTTYRTWLVGTFAIAGIPIFAGFFSKDEILWFAFVNGSPWLWGLGAVAALITAFYMWRLTALTFHGEERFDHHHVHPHESPATMTVPLIILAVLSAFGGFLGVPHVIGHLLHFPNLLESWLHPIVEPGMSLLPVHAPASDTTAWLLMGVSVVLAVSGILMARALYANGLDKARELGRKLGGVYKVLWNKWYVDEVYQAAVIGPVVAMSRDLLWKFFDVIIIDGIVNGSAKVVGGCASALRRVQDGVVQNYALVMFVGILLLMTLVILPFI